A part of Chloroflexota bacterium genomic DNA contains:
- a CDS encoding ABC transporter ATP-binding protein has product MTDSRPNENNQPKQNDARPPIRMGRGGPHAMMRGEKARDFKGTFKRLVKYLGKYNLLILGVLVIAAASTVFSIFGPKILGQATTQLFQDVAAQIAGTGSGVDYAAIGAILLRVALLYVISSFLAFFQGFIMSGISADITYRFRQDIAHKINLLPLQYFDKVSQGEILSRVTNDVDLVSQTLNQSLSQIITSITSVVGILIMMLTINWQMTLVALLTVPITIVVINVIVKISQKYFMQQQTYLGHVNGHVEEMFGGHIVVKAFNAEEKSVRTFNELNETLYSSAYLSQFLSTVIMPIMRFISNLGYVAISILGGYYAIKGAVTVGDIQAFIQYVRQFNQPLQQIANISNVLQQTAAAAERVFEFLNEPEEEPDTDTPVTLEHVDGLVEFRDVRFGYEPETTIIKDLSFSAQPGQKIAIVGPTGAGKTTLVKLLMRFYDVDGGEILVDGHNIRDFKREDLRKMFAMVLQDTWLYNDTICENIRYGREEATDEEVVRAAETAHVDHFIRTLSGGYQMVLNEEATNISSGQKQLLTIARAVLADPPMLILDEATSSVDTRTEVLIQEAMDRLMHGRTSFIIAHRLSTIRNADLILVIRDGDIVEKGKHEELLKEKGFYAELYNSQFEHVGV; this is encoded by the coding sequence ATGACCGACAGCCGTCCTAACGAAAATAATCAACCGAAACAAAATGACGCCAGACCGCCCATCCGAATGGGACGTGGGGGTCCGCATGCGATGATGCGTGGCGAGAAGGCCCGCGATTTCAAAGGTACATTCAAACGCCTGGTGAAATATCTGGGGAAGTATAACCTGCTGATTCTCGGCGTCCTGGTAATTGCAGCCGCCTCAACAGTCTTTTCGATCTTTGGACCGAAGATCCTTGGTCAGGCAACCACCCAGTTGTTCCAGGATGTGGCGGCTCAGATCGCCGGAACGGGCAGCGGCGTGGACTATGCCGCCATCGGCGCCATCTTGCTTCGCGTAGCGCTCTTATATGTGATCTCGTCCTTCCTGGCCTTTTTCCAGGGCTTCATCATGTCGGGTATCTCGGCCGATATTACCTACCGTTTCCGGCAGGACATCGCTCACAAGATCAACCTGTTGCCGCTGCAATATTTTGACAAGGTCAGCCAGGGTGAGATCCTTTCGCGGGTTACCAATGATGTCGACCTGGTGAGCCAGACGCTCAACCAGAGCCTGTCGCAGATTATCACATCCATCACAAGCGTTGTCGGTATTTTAATCATGATGCTGACCATCAACTGGCAGATGACGCTGGTGGCGCTGTTGACGGTTCCGATCACGATAGTGGTGATCAATGTGATCGTCAAGATTTCACAGAAATATTTTATGCAGCAGCAAACTTACCTGGGCCATGTCAACGGTCACGTGGAAGAGATGTTTGGCGGGCATATTGTGGTGAAAGCCTTCAACGCCGAAGAAAAATCGGTGAGAACTTTCAATGAACTGAACGAGACCCTGTATTCATCCGCCTACCTCTCACAGTTCCTTTCCACCGTGATCATGCCGATCATGCGTTTCATCAGCAACCTGGGCTATGTCGCAATTAGCATTCTTGGCGGCTATTACGCTATCAAGGGGGCGGTCACTGTTGGGGACATCCAGGCGTTCATTCAGTATGTGCGCCAGTTCAACCAACCGCTGCAGCAGATCGCTAATATCTCCAATGTTCTTCAGCAGACAGCCGCCGCCGCTGAACGGGTATTTGAATTTCTCAATGAGCCGGAGGAAGAGCCTGACACGGACACCCCAGTCACTTTAGAACATGTGGATGGGTTGGTTGAATTCCGTGATGTCCGCTTTGGTTATGAACCCGAAACGACGATCATCAAGGACCTGTCCTTCAGCGCTCAACCCGGGCAGAAGATTGCCATCGTAGGCCCCACAGGCGCCGGCAAGACCACCCTGGTCAAGCTGCTGATGCGGTTTTATGACGTGGATGGCGGCGAGATCCTGGTGGACGGGCATAACATCCGTGATTTCAAGCGGGAAGACCTGCGTAAGATGTTCGCCATGGTGCTGCAGGATACCTGGCTCTATAACGATACGATCTGCGAGAACATCCGCTATGGCCGGGAAGAAGCCACCGATGAAGAAGTGGTGCGTGCGGCAGAGACAGCCCATGTGGACCACTTCATCCGCACGCTCTCCGGTGGGTACCAGATGGTGCTGAACGAAGAAGCCACCAATATATCCTCCGGTCAGAAGCAGCTGCTGACGATTGCCCGGGCGGTGCTGGCTGATCCGCCGATGTTGATTTTGGACGAGGCGACCAGCTCCGTCGATACCCGAACCGAGGTGTTGATCCAGGAAGCGATGGACCGGTTGATGCACGGCCGCACGAGTTTTATCATCGCCCACCGGCTTTCAACCATCCGCAACGCTGACCTGATCCTGGTGATCCGGGATGGTGATATTGTGGAAAAGGGTAAGCACGAAGAGCTGCTGAAAGAAAAAGGCTTCTATGCGGAGCTGTATAACAGCCAGTTCGAGCACGTGGGGGTGTGA
- a CDS encoding PAS domain S-box protein, with product MVEGRQDTSQNDSGDYLLTLLAEADVIVLVIDDSGYIRYANPAAENAIMPDLDGLTGAHFGVPAMEGKFQFSLLDETHSTAVMQVSPLGPSILVSIRVLDNLLMQEAIPISVQHEAEFQLNDSERLFKNVYDNAINGLGLCDVITDEDGAVIDLIVSYLNPAYGEILRRKAGDVLGKSVGDLIDWEEDGSLLARLFKVAQTGEAMHFLYHAPVSARHFAVSAYRSAPKQLVIDIKDISEAINAQEALAKSEKKYRQLFELSINGFALHEMVFDKEGEPVDFRYLDVNSAFEEHTGIRREDVIGKLATDVLPGIEKTDLFDIYVQVATTGISQRFEKFYEPLNRHFLITAFSPKPNQFATVFIDLTARMQAETILKHSELNFRALFSSMLQGVVYQDDKGRITGANKAAEHILGFTNEELKGLSSFDDCWKAIKMNGDPLPGPEHPAMIALKSGKAVEGYAFGVFNPKRNDVVWIDVCSVPQFHEGKDEPYQVFTTFVDITDQIRIQRALEERIKELHSLARISRIIQQENQLQDICNLLARELVRGMQFSELAVATINLDGLNFTTDPMAVETQYCQKVPIKIENEVIGQISVFYTEDKPFLLPEEVNFMASVADRLGLWYQQQQTQNQLLESERRFRNAILNAPNPIMIHAEDGTVLDVNEAWLNTTGYGREEIKTIPQWIHLAHPDIEKEIEERVQRSYAKTFTGHQGIFPVTAKSGELLHWYFSSAPLGNLPDDQSIVITIAIDITNRVKAEEEKRQYYNRIMAMGELDQVIVSTLELDEVLDLITTHLGNLIKFDSMSILAIDGDQLQIIACKGFEFPEEVLQMRFPSEPGYPNYEVIKNRTPLAFTNVSEIYPTFRPATVKNLHGTIQSWLGVPLFNRHEVIGMFTIDRCDDTPYTEQDIEVAMQYANRAAIAITNARLFEQTNNHLRNLEVLRKIDGTITSSKDLSDALHIVLEQVKVGLNVDVASVFLYEEEEQVLAYQQSYGYRTEGDLDHKVPVGQGYVGTVAAQMKPLFISEINLTDDGHKYPFSFAKEGIVSYYGLPLITKGKLQGVLQILHRSKLNPSDDWIDFAKALAGQTAIAVDNLILFRGLEQANKEMREAYDATIEGWAHALEIRDKETEGHSRRVVKLTEKVAKAYGFDDEALVHLRRGVLLHDIGKMGIPDQILHKPGPLDEAEWEIMRQHPVYANEMLKSIVYLQPALLIPHYHHERWDGSGYPEGLKDEDIPLEARIFSVVDAYDALTSDRPYRGAWSDEETIKYIKKQAGKEFDPEVVDKFLEILEKE from the coding sequence ATGGTTGAAGGTCGTCAAGATACCTCGCAAAATGATTCAGGGGATTATTTACTGACTCTGTTGGCAGAGGCTGATGTTATTGTGTTGGTGATTGATGACAGTGGATACATTCGTTATGCGAATCCTGCAGCAGAAAATGCGATCATGCCGGACCTGGATGGGTTGACAGGTGCTCATTTTGGTGTCCCCGCAATGGAAGGTAAATTTCAGTTTTCTCTTCTGGATGAAACCCATAGTACGGCTGTGATGCAGGTCAGCCCATTAGGGCCTTCAATATTGGTGTCCATCCGTGTGCTAGATAATTTACTCATGCAGGAAGCTATCCCCATTTCCGTGCAGCATGAAGCCGAGTTTCAGCTTAATGATAGTGAGCGGCTTTTCAAGAATGTTTATGACAATGCCATAAATGGGCTTGGTTTATGTGATGTGATCACCGACGAGGATGGTGCTGTCATTGATTTGATTGTTTCCTATCTTAACCCTGCCTATGGAGAGATTCTGAGACGAAAAGCAGGAGATGTCCTCGGAAAATCCGTCGGTGATTTGATTGATTGGGAGGAAGACGGGAGCTTATTGGCACGGCTTTTCAAGGTCGCTCAGACAGGTGAGGCTATGCACTTTTTATATCATGCACCTGTCTCGGCTCGCCATTTTGCCGTTTCCGCCTATCGCTCTGCCCCGAAGCAACTAGTAATTGATATTAAGGATATCTCTGAGGCAATCAATGCTCAAGAAGCATTAGCGAAGAGTGAGAAAAAATACCGGCAATTATTTGAACTTTCAATCAACGGCTTTGCACTGCATGAGATGGTGTTTGATAAAGAAGGTGAGCCTGTTGATTTCCGATATCTTGATGTCAATAGTGCTTTTGAAGAACATACCGGCATCAGGCGTGAGGATGTCATTGGTAAGCTCGCTACGGATGTGCTGCCTGGGATTGAAAAGACGGACCTGTTTGACATCTACGTACAAGTTGCAACAACGGGGATATCACAACGATTTGAAAAATTTTATGAACCGCTAAATCGCCATTTTCTGATAACAGCATTTTCTCCAAAGCCCAACCAATTTGCTACAGTATTTATCGACTTGACTGCTCGTATGCAAGCAGAGACCATTCTCAAGCATAGCGAACTTAATTTCAGGGCATTGTTTAGCTCCATGCTCCAGGGGGTTGTTTATCAGGATGATAAGGGGCGGATCACCGGGGCGAATAAAGCAGCGGAACATATTTTGGGCTTTACTAATGAAGAACTAAAAGGGCTCAGCTCCTTTGATGATTGCTGGAAGGCCATAAAAATGAATGGGGATCCTTTGCCGGGTCCTGAGCACCCAGCGATGATTGCCTTAAAATCCGGCAAGGCTGTTGAAGGGTATGCATTTGGCGTTTTCAATCCGAAACGAAATGATGTTGTCTGGATTGATGTATGTTCAGTGCCGCAATTTCATGAGGGAAAAGATGAACCCTATCAGGTTTTCACCACTTTTGTGGATATCACGGATCAGATTCGGATTCAACGGGCTTTGGAAGAGCGGATTAAAGAATTGCACAGTTTGGCAAGAATCAGCCGAATCATTCAGCAGGAAAACCAACTGCAAGACATCTGTAACTTGTTAGCGCGGGAACTTGTTAGAGGCATGCAATTTTCAGAGTTGGCAGTGGCAACCATAAATCTGGATGGCCTAAATTTTACAACAGATCCAATGGCCGTCGAAACACAATATTGTCAGAAAGTCCCAATTAAAATTGAGAATGAAGTGATTGGGCAAATTTCAGTTTTTTATACAGAAGACAAGCCTTTTCTCCTTCCAGAGGAAGTTAATTTTATGGCAAGTGTCGCTGATCGCCTAGGTCTTTGGTATCAGCAGCAGCAAACTCAGAACCAATTGCTTGAAAGTGAGCGGCGCTTCCGTAATGCGATATTAAATGCGCCAAACCCAATTATGATTCACGCAGAAGATGGGACTGTACTTGACGTCAATGAAGCTTGGCTAAATACAACTGGGTATGGCCGGGAAGAAATTAAAACTATCCCTCAATGGATCCACCTCGCGCATCCTGACATTGAAAAAGAAATTGAGGAAAGGGTTCAGCGATCGTACGCAAAGACATTTACCGGGCATCAGGGCATTTTCCCTGTTACAGCTAAGTCGGGTGAATTGTTGCACTGGTATTTTAGTTCTGCTCCATTAGGAAATCTTCCTGATGACCAGTCTATTGTGATTACGATTGCGATTGATATCACCAATCGGGTGAAGGCGGAAGAAGAAAAACGCCAATACTACAACCGTATCATGGCAATGGGTGAACTTGACCAGGTGATCGTTTCAACCCTGGAATTGGATGAAGTCCTTGATTTGATTACAACCCACCTTGGGAATTTGATCAAATTTGATTCGATGTCGATTTTGGCCATTGATGGAGATCAATTACAGATTATTGCCTGTAAAGGGTTCGAATTTCCTGAGGAAGTGCTTCAGATGCGATTCCCTTCAGAGCCGGGCTATCCTAATTATGAGGTGATTAAAAATCGGACACCATTGGCATTTACCAATGTATCAGAAATCTACCCAACATTTAGGCCCGCTACAGTCAAGAACCTGCATGGAACAATCCAATCTTGGTTAGGGGTCCCTTTATTCAATCGGCATGAAGTCATCGGTATGTTCACAATTGACCGGTGTGATGATACTCCTTATACAGAACAGGATATCGAAGTGGCCATGCAGTACGCCAATCGAGCGGCAATCGCCATCACCAATGCCCGTTTGTTTGAACAAACTAATAACCACCTGCGGAATCTGGAGGTGCTGCGAAAAATTGATGGCACCATTACTTCTAGCAAGGACCTTTCAGATGCCTTACATATAGTTTTGGAACAGGTGAAGGTTGGACTGAATGTTGATGTTGCATCGGTTTTTCTGTATGAAGAAGAAGAACAGGTCTTAGCTTACCAACAAAGTTATGGCTATCGGACGGAAGGGGATCTAGATCATAAAGTCCCAGTTGGCCAGGGTTATGTGGGTACTGTTGCTGCTCAGATGAAGCCTTTATTTATCTCAGAGATCAACCTGACAGATGATGGGCATAAATATCCCTTCAGCTTTGCCAAAGAAGGTATTGTTTCATATTATGGTCTTCCTCTGATCACGAAAGGTAAACTTCAAGGTGTGCTGCAAATTCTGCACCGGTCGAAACTGAATCCCAGCGATGACTGGATTGATTTCGCTAAGGCTTTGGCGGGCCAGACGGCTATCGCAGTGGATAATTTGATATTGTTTAGGGGCCTGGAACAAGCGAATAAGGAAATGCGTGAGGCTTATGACGCAACCATTGAGGGTTGGGCCCATGCGCTCGAGATCCGCGACAAGGAAACCGAAGGTCACAGCCGCCGAGTGGTTAAATTGACTGAGAAGGTTGCCAAGGCCTATGGTTTTGATGATGAGGCCCTGGTGCACCTCAGGCGGGGCGTTCTGCTCCATGATATCGGCAAGATGGGCATCCCGGATCAGATTTTGCATAAACCTGGACCACTGGATGAGGCGGAATGGGAGATCATGCGTCAACATCCGGTATATGCCAATGAAATGCTGAAATCCATCGTTTATCTGCAGCCGGCGTTACTTATTCCTCATTATCATCATGAGCGCTGGGATGGCTCCGGCTATCCGGAGGGGCTGAAGGATGAGGACATCCCGCTGGAGGCTCGGATATTCTCCGTGGTGGATGCTTATGATGCGCTGACCTCCGACCGCCCATATCGGGGTGCCTGGTCGGATGAGGAAACCATAAAATATATAAAGAAACAAGCTGGGAAGGAATTTGATCCGGAGGTAGTGGACAAATTCCTGGAGATACTTGAAAAAGAATAA
- a CDS encoding MarR family transcriptional regulator, translating to MHNSFHAFIRHIRGSDLSLSQVNTLFWLYHHGYGSVNDLAEHLGVTKAAVSQLLDSLLEAELVVRSENPEDRRMKLIALTDKGRCLVRKSMKTRHAWLSDLVQEFSDEEKEEILPTIQMLNQRVQVFNAELDHHCKHQNRKCQKRNRQ from the coding sequence ATGCACAATTCCTTTCACGCGTTCATCCGTCATATTCGTGGATCAGACCTATCGCTTTCACAGGTCAACACCTTGTTCTGGCTCTATCACCACGGTTATGGCTCAGTGAATGACCTGGCTGAACACTTGGGTGTGACCAAGGCGGCTGTTAGCCAGCTTTTGGATTCGCTGCTTGAGGCCGAGCTGGTCGTGCGGTCGGAAAACCCGGAGGACCGCCGGATGAAGCTGATTGCATTAACCGATAAGGGGAGGTGTTTGGTTCGCAAAAGCATGAAAACCCGGCATGCCTGGCTATCGGATTTGGTTCAGGAATTCTCGGATGAAGAAAAGGAGGAAATCCTGCCTACCATCCAAATGTTGAACCAACGGGTTCAGGTGTTCAATGCTGAATTAGATCATCACTGCAAGCATCAAAATAGAAAATGTCAAAAAAGGAATCGTCAGTAG
- a CDS encoding transaldolase, with the protein MKFWLATANLKRTEECLAYGVFQGVITNPHVVALEKREPVSLFTDLVKIAPAAYYQLHAGTVEDMLKEADKMLSIDPTKMRIKVPATRNGLAVIRKLTDQGIPVMATAVPTSTWMIFAIAAGAVAVAPYSGMLQKRNILSKMEGVFAMQDIIETQGYDVEICTGIYDATEIARYAGYGIKSAFIWEKDVETYLTQDLVDEAAANFNGDWAEIDAY; encoded by the coding sequence ATGAAATTCTGGCTGGCAACCGCCAATCTCAAACGAACCGAAGAATGTCTGGCTTATGGCGTTTTTCAGGGTGTGATCACCAATCCCCACGTCGTTGCCCTTGAAAAACGCGAGCCCGTTTCCCTCTTCACCGATCTGGTCAAGATCGCGCCTGCTGCCTATTACCAGCTGCACGCCGGCACGGTGGAGGATATGCTGAAAGAAGCGGATAAAATGCTGTCCATTGATCCCACCAAAATGCGGATCAAAGTCCCCGCCACGCGTAATGGGCTGGCTGTCATCCGGAAGCTCACCGATCAAGGCATCCCCGTGATGGCCACGGCTGTCCCCACAAGCACCTGGATGATCTTTGCCATCGCTGCCGGTGCGGTCGCCGTCGCCCCCTACAGCGGTATGCTCCAGAAGCGTAATATCCTCTCAAAAATGGAGGGCGTTTTCGCCATGCAGGATATCATCGAAACCCAGGGTTACGATGTCGAGATCTGCACCGGGATTTACGATGCGACCGAAATTGCCCGTTACGCTGGCTATGGGATCAAATCCGCCTTCATCTGGGAAAAGGACGTGGAAACCTATCTCACGCAGGACCTGGTGGATGAAGCCGCCGCCAATTTCAATGGCGACTGGGCTGAGATTGACGCCTACTAA
- a CDS encoding ABC transporter ATP-binding protein translates to MIKLLKYLKPYALFIIVTIGLLFVMANADLALPDYLSRIVNVGIQQNGIDSVIPQYIRQSQLDNMALFFDDQEAATVYDAYQLVDENSADYSELVQTVPALETEPVYVLKDLTNDELAQIEPAMSRGLLVLYVIEQIQNNPDQAAEMLGDLPFDPSQIPAGMDLFAVLRMAPDRLEEIKQQITVQFESIPETLSTQMTTAAIQQEYDALGVDLGKVQTNYILRVGGVMVLLSLLSGVTNIAVSYLAARTSASVARDIRKDVFTKVESFSSQEFNKFSTASLITRATNDVTQIQQVVFMVMRLAFFAPIMGIGGVIRALDKSPNMWWIIALAVAILILLIVVVFFIAVPKFTIIQKLIDRLNLVTRENLSGMMVIRAFNKQGFEEQRFDGANKDLADVTLFINRVMAIMMPVMMLIMNGLSVLIIWVGAHQIAASTLQVGDMMAFLQYSMQIMFAFLMLSMMFIFLPRAFVSGDRISAVLETENKIEDPDDPKPLPAPFTGKIEFRNVDFRYPDAEEDVLKNISFTALPGQVTAIIGSTGCGKSTVVNLVPRFFDVYKGAVLVDGVDVREVRQHDLRAKIGYTPQKGILFSGTVESNLRLADEGASEATLCESIEIAQAADFVFDNPEGLEAPISQGGGNVSGGQKQRLSIARSLVKKPPIFIFDDTFSALDFKTDAALRKELEEKTGDSTVLLVTQRVATVMSADQIIVLDNGRIVGKGTHQELMKTCQTYQEIATSQLSKEELA, encoded by the coding sequence ATGATCAAACTTCTTAAATATCTAAAACCTTATGCGCTATTTATCATTGTGACGATTGGCCTGCTGTTCGTGATGGCCAATGCTGATCTTGCGCTGCCGGATTACCTTTCACGGATTGTCAACGTTGGCATCCAGCAGAATGGTATTGACAGCGTCATCCCGCAATACATCCGCCAGAGCCAGCTTGATAATATGGCGCTGTTCTTTGACGATCAGGAAGCGGCCACTGTATATGATGCCTACCAGCTGGTTGATGAAAACTCAGCCGACTATTCAGAGCTGGTCCAAACGGTGCCTGCCCTGGAAACGGAACCGGTTTACGTCCTCAAGGACCTGACCAATGATGAATTGGCCCAAATCGAACCGGCGATGTCCCGGGGCTTATTGGTGCTCTATGTTATTGAGCAGATTCAGAATAACCCGGATCAGGCGGCTGAAATGCTGGGTGATCTGCCCTTTGATCCTTCGCAGATCCCGGCTGGGATGGACCTTTTTGCCGTGCTCAGGATGGCACCGGATCGGCTTGAAGAAATCAAGCAGCAAATCACCGTTCAGTTTGAGTCCATACCGGAAACCTTATCCACCCAGATGACGACCGCAGCCATTCAACAGGAATACGATGCTCTGGGTGTGGATCTTGGTAAGGTTCAGACCAACTATATCCTCCGAGTGGGCGGCGTGATGGTCTTGCTCTCACTGCTTTCCGGCGTGACGAATATCGCTGTGAGTTATCTGGCTGCGCGGACATCGGCTTCAGTCGCACGGGATATCCGTAAGGATGTGTTTACAAAAGTTGAATCTTTCTCCAGCCAGGAGTTTAATAAGTTCTCCACCGCTTCTCTCATCACGCGTGCCACCAATGACGTCACGCAGATCCAGCAAGTGGTTTTCATGGTCATGCGCTTGGCATTCTTTGCCCCAATCATGGGCATTGGCGGTGTGATTAGGGCTTTGGATAAGAGCCCGAATATGTGGTGGATCATCGCCCTGGCTGTCGCTATATTGATCCTGCTGATCGTGGTTGTCTTCTTCATCGCTGTACCGAAGTTCACCATCATCCAGAAATTAATTGACCGTTTGAACCTGGTGACCCGGGAAAACCTGTCCGGTATGATGGTCATCCGTGCTTTTAACAAGCAAGGCTTTGAGGAGCAGCGTTTTGACGGGGCCAATAAGGACCTGGCAGATGTAACTTTATTCATCAACCGGGTCATGGCGATCATGATGCCGGTGATGATGCTGATCATGAACGGGCTTTCCGTTCTGATCATCTGGGTTGGCGCTCATCAGATTGCGGCTTCGACCCTTCAGGTCGGTGATATGATGGCTTTCCTGCAATACAGTATGCAGATCATGTTTGCATTCCTGATGCTCTCCATGATGTTCATTTTCCTGCCACGGGCTTTTGTTTCGGGTGACCGGATTTCAGCAGTTCTGGAAACGGAAAATAAGATCGAGGACCCCGACGACCCCAAGCCTTTGCCTGCACCTTTCACCGGTAAGATCGAATTCCGCAATGTGGATTTCCGTTACCCGGATGCCGAGGAGGATGTCCTCAAGAATATTTCCTTTACGGCGCTGCCGGGGCAGGTGACTGCGATCATTGGCTCCACCGGCTGTGGCAAGTCGACTGTCGTCAACCTGGTGCCGCGCTTCTTTGATGTTTATAAGGGCGCTGTGCTGGTGGATGGCGTCGATGTGCGGGAAGTGCGCCAGCATGACCTGCGCGCCAAGATTGGATACACACCTCAGAAAGGTATTTTATTCTCCGGGACCGTGGAATCGAACCTGCGGCTGGCTGATGAAGGTGCCAGCGAAGCGACCCTGTGCGAATCCATTGAGATCGCTCAGGCGGCCGATTTTGTGTTTGATAATCCCGAAGGATTGGAGGCACCGATCTCGCAGGGTGGCGGGAATGTCTCCGGTGGGCAGAAACAGCGGTTGAGCATTGCCCGGTCGCTGGTCAAGAAACCCCCAATTTTCATATTTGATGACACTTTCTCAGCGCTTGACTTCAAGACGGACGCTGCATTGCGCAAGGAGCTTGAAGAGAAAACAGGCGACAGCACCGTGCTGCTGGTAACGCAACGGGTGGCCACTGTGATGAGTGCGGATCAGATCATCGTGCTGGATAATGGAAGAATCGTTGGCAAAGGGACCCATCAGGAGCTTATGAAGACCTGTCAGACCTATCAAGAAATTGCCACATCTCAGCTCAGCAAGGAGGAACTGGCATGA
- a CDS encoding class I SAM-dependent methyltransferase: MVEKLDLSALLALQEKPAPFTPGEPLFWNDPHISAQMLKAHLDPNSDQASRRPETIDAMVAWIAEEVGLEPGDAVLDLGCGPGLYATRLAQRGMTVTGVDYSRRSIDYAHTGAETAGLAITYRYENYLDLSDENSYDLAMLIYGDYCPLSLEQRGRLLANIRRALLPGGKFVLDVTTRKLREKYGLKNHWYAAEGGFWRPGPHLVLEMGFDYPEEAIYLDQYIVIEPNGQQAVYRNWYQDFDPKTITQELVENGFEVAGLWSDLKGTPWREGSEWIGVVAKVAPGWVA; encoded by the coding sequence ATGGTTGAAAAATTAGATTTATCAGCTTTACTCGCCTTACAAGAGAAGCCAGCACCCTTTACACCCGGGGAGCCGCTCTTCTGGAATGACCCTCACATTTCCGCCCAGATGCTCAAAGCGCACCTCGATCCCAATTCTGATCAGGCCAGCCGGCGGCCGGAGACCATTGATGCGATGGTGGCCTGGATCGCTGAAGAGGTCGGGTTGGAACCGGGTGATGCTGTTTTGGATCTGGGTTGTGGGCCTGGACTGTATGCCACCCGATTGGCGCAGAGGGGAATGACGGTGACGGGGGTGGATTATTCCCGCCGGTCAATTGATTATGCCCATACTGGGGCGGAAACCGCGGGATTGGCGATCACTTACCGGTATGAAAACTATTTGGATTTATCGGATGAGAACAGCTATGATCTGGCCATGTTGATTTATGGCGATTATTGTCCCCTGAGTCTTGAACAACGTGGTAGGCTGCTTGCTAATATTCGACGGGCATTGCTTCCCGGTGGGAAATTTGTGCTGGACGTCACTACCCGGAAGCTCCGGGAGAAGTATGGGTTGAAAAATCACTGGTATGCCGCTGAAGGCGGTTTCTGGCGGCCTGGCCCCCATTTGGTCCTGGAAATGGGCTTTGACTACCCGGAAGAAGCCATCTATCTCGACCAATATATTGTGATTGAGCCGAATGGACAACAGGCTGTCTATCGTAACTGGTACCAGGACTTTGATCCTAAAACGATCACTCAGGAGCTGGTGGAAAACGGATTTGAGGTAGCAGGGCTGTGGAGTGACCTGAAGGGGACGCCCTGGCGGGAAGGCTCTGAGTGGATTGGCGTTGTCGCAAAGGTTGCGCCAGGGTGGGTTGCCTGA